The following nucleotide sequence is from Halogeometricum borinquense DSM 11551.
CGACTTTCGTGGCGAGAGTGACTTCGTCGCGGTAGTCTGCGATAGCCTCACCGATCACTTTCTCGCTTTCGCCGTGGCCGTACACGTCGCCGGTGTCGAAGTAGGTGATTCCCTCCTCGATAGCGTGATGGATCATCTCGATGGAGTCGTCCTTCGTGCGGTCTCCCCACCAGTCGGTGCCGACAACCCACGCGCCGAACCCGACTTCGCTGACTTCGACGTCAGAGTTACCCAGCGTCCGATAGTTCATGTCCCGGGATTAGGAGTCGGGTCACTTAGCCCGAACGGTTCAGTAGTCGAAATTTCAACTACCAAGGCGTCAGCTATCTTCTCGTCTTGTTCTTCGTCATCTTCCAGAGTATCCGACGAACGTCCTGTTCCGGTGTGAAAGCAGGTTTCCCGGTCGTCGTCAGTTGGACGTTCTGCCCTCGCTATCCAGACGGTCCACCGGTCGCTGCACACAACCGAACGGATTAGTTCGCTGGGAACAAATCCGTCGTTAATGACGAAAGTCCACGTCTCTCTCCCTTCGGAGGCGGAACGGAACGTACAGGCGTTCATCGATGAGGTGGACGAACGACTCTCCTCCGAAGAAGACACGTGCGAGGTCGTCACGGAAACGCTCGTTGACCTTCACGGCGACCGGGAGGCGTACGAACGATGGCAGGCGGGCGCGGATCTCTCGCCGGCCGAACGTGTCCGTCTACAGGGGTACAACCCGTGCAACGCGACGCTGGAGTCGGAGTACTACGCCGAGAAAGACGAATCGAAGTTCACGCGCTCGAAAAATCTCCAGTGGCTCTGGCGGCAGTTCGACGCGACGCCGATGGCAGACAACATCCACTTCGCGCTTCGATTCCGGCAGATGCTCGCAGACCACCTGTTCGAGGAGTGTGGAGACAACTGCCGGTTTTTCAAGGGGATCACGTTCACCTACGGTCACAACATCTCTATCGGGGACAACACTGTCGTCCACGACGGCGTTCACCTTGACGACCGAGGGAAACTCACTATCGGGGACCGCGTCTCTCTCTCCGACGGCGTTCACCTCTACAGTCACGACCACGATATCGTAGACCAAACCGACGTCCGGAACTACCACACTATCGTCGAAGACAACGCTCGTATCACCTACGACGCGATGGTTCGTGCCGGTATCCGAATCGGCGCTAACAGCGTCGTCGGTGCGCGGTCAGTCGTACAGGGAGACGTCCCCGATCATCATATCGTCGTCGGAACACCGGCGAAAAGCATCCGCGTCAAACCCGGGTGGGAGTCCGTGGCCGCCCCCGTCGAAGACCGCCTCGTCAATCGGCAGGACGAACGCGAGATTACGTACGACCTCCCGGACGGTCTCGATACGTTCGACGAGTTCGGACGCGCACTCACGCCACCGGATACACCCGACGCCCCGAATCCCGAATCACACGACTAACGCTGATTCTGTCACTGTTTGTCGCTGTCGTCGCTGTTCGTCGTTTCTCT
It contains:
- a CDS encoding acyltransferase, translated to MTKVHVSLPSEAERNVQAFIDEVDERLSSEEDTCEVVTETLVDLHGDREAYERWQAGADLSPAERVRLQGYNPCNATLESEYYAEKDESKFTRSKNLQWLWRQFDATPMADNIHFALRFRQMLADHLFEECGDNCRFFKGITFTYGHNISIGDNTVVHDGVHLDDRGKLTIGDRVSLSDGVHLYSHDHDIVDQTDVRNYHTIVEDNARITYDAMVRAGIRIGANSVVGARSVVQGDVPDHHIVVGTPAKSIRVKPGWESVAAPVEDRLVNRQDEREITYDLPDGLDTFDEFGRALTPPDTPDAPNPESHD